One genomic window of Sphingomonas ginsengisoli An et al. 2013 includes the following:
- a CDS encoding acyl carrier protein, which produces MSETAERVKKIVVEHLGVEADKVTEEASFIDDLGADSLDIVELVMAFEEEFGVEIPDDAAEKIATVKDAIDYIDQHQG; this is translated from the coding sequence ATGAGCGAGACCGCCGAGCGGGTGAAGAAGATCGTCGTCGAGCATCTCGGCGTCGAGGCCGACAAGGTCACCGAGGAAGCCAGCTTCATCGACGATCTGGGTGCCGACAGCCTCGACATCGTCGAGCTGGTGATGGCCTTCGAGGAAGAGTTCGGGGTCGAGATTCCCGACGACGCGGCCGAGAAGATCGCCACGGTCAAGGACGCGATCGACTATATCGATCAGCACCAGGGCTAA
- a CDS encoding HPr kinase/phosphorylase, whose protein sequence is MTARLSSETIHATTVAHDGRAVLICGPSGSGKSDLALRLIDRGWRLVSDDQTIVHRVGETLRASAPATIAGKLEIRGLGIVTLAHDDDVPVALTVELTNEIERMPDDARERRIVGVTVPLISVDAKTASAATKVAFALERVGVR, encoded by the coding sequence ATGACCGCGCGCCTGTCTAGCGAGACGATCCATGCCACGACTGTCGCCCACGACGGCCGCGCGGTGCTGATCTGCGGCCCCTCGGGCAGCGGCAAGTCCGATCTCGCGCTGCGGCTCATCGACCGCGGCTGGCGGCTGGTCAGCGACGACCAGACGATCGTTCACCGGGTCGGCGAAACGTTGCGCGCCTCGGCGCCCGCCACCATCGCCGGTAAGCTCGAGATCCGCGGGCTCGGCATCGTCACGCTGGCGCATGACGATGATGTCCCCGTGGCGCTGACGGTGGAACTGACTAATGAGATCGAGCGGATGCCCGACGATGCGCGCGAACGGAGGATAGTGGGAGTGACCGTGCCGCTGATCAGCGTCGATGCGAAGACCGCCAGCGCCGCCACCAAGGTCGCCTTCGCGCTCGAACGGGTGGGCGTGCGATGA
- a CDS encoding PTS sugar transporter subunit IIA: MIGLVLVTHGRLAAEFVTALEHVVGPQEAIESVCIDADDDMEARRRDIAEAIGKVERGNGVIVLTDLFGGTPSNLAISLMKSEQIEVIAGVNLPMLIRLEGARKVMSVRAAVAAAREAGRKYISVASEILGEAAA; this comes from the coding sequence ATGATCGGTTTAGTTCTGGTGACCCACGGCCGGCTCGCGGCCGAGTTCGTCACCGCCCTTGAGCATGTGGTCGGCCCGCAGGAGGCGATCGAGTCGGTCTGCATCGACGCCGACGACGACATGGAAGCGCGCCGCCGCGACATTGCCGAGGCGATCGGCAAGGTTGAGCGCGGGAATGGCGTGATCGTCCTTACCGACCTGTTCGGCGGCACCCCGTCCAACCTCGCCATCAGCCTGATGAAGAGCGAGCAGATCGAGGTCATCGCCGGGGTCAACCTACCGATGCTGATCCGCCTCGAGGGCGCGCGCAAGGTGATGAGCGTACGCGCCGCGGTCGCCGCCGCGCGCGAGGCGGGGCGCAAGTACATCTCGGTCGCGTCCGAAATTCTCGGTGAGGCCGCGGCTTGA
- a CDS encoding sensor histidine kinase, which produces MASVTASATNDAEPLPLDDDPVERGLRLGWSRGWSLRRRILGVNVITLLLVALAILFLDSFRNRLEEEREFQVRREAGMAAAALSSLPDSDRNIFLARIGAQSYSRFRLFDPAGALVLDSWRSSGPTYELRDPNEQPWTKAAARSLDRAFDAITGTPTPSEYLEPAVDRLQAWPEGRAAARDRQMVSAVRLAPDRTPVISVAAPVASGGTLLVTYNDHDFTTTVRAERRKLAAGLLFATVFSVLLSLFLARTIARPLRRLALAAHRVRLGRSREVKVPRLPSRKDELGLLARSVSDMSQALRQRIENTEAFAADVTHELKNPLASLRSAVDGLERIDDPKLKGQLLDIVRQDVRRLDRLIGDIGEAARTDAELARARFEPVDLGELVGQLVASWEERRLTGSVRIAFARPRRGSALVMGEAGRLARAIDNLIDNAVSFSPSGGLVEIAVARLGPDVKIRIDDEGPGVPADAREAIFNRFHSVRPESGGFGRHSGLGLAIAKAIVAGHDGEIHVADRDDAPSGARFTIRLPAVPETPEAPR; this is translated from the coding sequence ATGGCGTCGGTTACCGCTTCGGCGACGAATGACGCCGAGCCTCTCCCGCTCGACGACGATCCGGTCGAGCGCGGGCTAAGGCTCGGCTGGAGCCGCGGCTGGTCGCTGCGGCGCCGGATCCTCGGCGTCAACGTCATTACCCTGTTGCTGGTCGCGCTGGCGATCTTGTTCCTCGACAGCTTCCGCAACCGGCTCGAGGAAGAGCGCGAATTCCAGGTCCGGCGCGAAGCCGGCATGGCGGCGGCGGCGCTGAGCAGCCTTCCGGATTCCGACCGCAACATCTTCCTCGCCCGGATCGGCGCCCAGAGCTACAGCCGGTTCCGCCTGTTCGATCCCGCGGGCGCGCTGGTCCTCGACAGTTGGCGCAGCAGCGGCCCGACCTACGAACTACGCGATCCCAACGAGCAGCCTTGGACCAAGGCCGCCGCGCGCAGCCTCGACCGGGCGTTCGACGCGATCACCGGCACGCCGACCCCGTCCGAATATCTCGAACCGGCGGTGGACCGCCTACAGGCGTGGCCCGAGGGGCGCGCCGCCGCGCGTGACCGGCAGATGGTCTCCGCCGTTCGACTCGCGCCCGACCGGACGCCGGTCATCTCGGTCGCCGCGCCGGTCGCGTCGGGCGGCACACTGCTGGTCACCTACAATGACCATGATTTCACAACCACGGTGAGGGCCGAGCGGCGCAAGCTGGCCGCCGGACTGTTGTTCGCGACGGTCTTCTCGGTGCTGCTCTCGCTGTTCCTCGCACGAACCATTGCCCGCCCACTGCGCCGCCTCGCGCTCGCCGCACACCGGGTCCGGCTCGGGCGGTCGCGCGAGGTCAAGGTGCCTCGCCTGCCGAGCCGCAAGGACGAGCTGGGCCTGCTCGCCCGCTCGGTCAGCGACATGAGCCAGGCGCTGCGCCAGCGGATCGAGAACACCGAGGCGTTCGCCGCCGACGTCACCCACGAACTCAAGAACCCGCTCGCCTCGCTGCGCAGCGCGGTCGACGGGCTCGAGCGGATCGACGATCCCAAGCTCAAGGGGCAATTGCTCGACATCGTCCGGCAGGACGTGCGGCGATTGGACCGGCTGATCGGCGACATCGGCGAGGCGGCGCGGACCGACGCCGAGCTGGCCCGCGCACGGTTCGAGCCGGTCGACCTGGGCGAGCTGGTCGGCCAACTCGTCGCCAGCTGGGAGGAGCGTCGCCTGACCGGCTCGGTGCGGATCGCCTTCGCCCGCCCCCGCCGCGGCAGCGCACTGGTGATGGGCGAAGCGGGGCGGCTGGCGCGAGCGATCGACAACCTCATCGACAATGCGGTGAGCTTCTCGCCGAGCGGCGGACTGGTCGAGATCGCGGTCGCGCGGCTCGGCCCTGACGTGAAGATCCGCATCGACGACGAGGGGCCGGGCGTTCCGGCCGACGCGCGCGAGGCGATCTTCAACCGCTTCCATTCGGTCCGCCCCGAAAGCGGTGGGTTCGGCCGTCATTCGGGGCTCGGCCTCGCCATCGCCAAGGCGATCGTCGCCGGGCACGACGGCGAGATTCACGTCGCCGACCGCGACGACGCGCCGTCGGGCGCGCGCTTCACCATCCGCCTGCCCGCCGTCCCCGAGACCCCCGAGGCGCCACGATGA
- the fabF gene encoding beta-ketoacyl-ACP synthase II, whose product MRRVVVTGLGLVTPLGADVETTWANLLAGKSGAGPITHFDTSNQKCHIACEVKPADHEYGFDPNKRVDHKVQRQVDPFIVFGIDAAGQALEDAGLTEMSQADKERAGVSIGSGIGGLPGIESESLVLAEKGPGRVSPHFVHGRLINLISGQVSIKYGLMGPNHAVVTACSTGAHSIGDAARMIRDDDADIMLAGGAEATICPIGVAGFAQARALNMSYNDRPEQASRPYDKNRDGFVMGEGAGVVVLEEYEHAKARGAKIYAEVVGYGLSGDAYHVTAPHPEGKGAELAMRMALKKAGLEPKDIDYINAHGTSTMADTIELAAAKRVFGDNLSGASMSSTKSAIGHLLGGAGAVESIFCILAIRDQVVPPTLNLDDPDEGTEGVDLVPHNAKKRPVRAALNNSFGFGGTNASLIVKAVD is encoded by the coding sequence ATGCGGCGTGTGGTCGTAACGGGATTGGGTCTGGTCACTCCGCTCGGCGCGGATGTCGAGACGACGTGGGCGAACCTCTTGGCCGGCAAGAGCGGCGCCGGGCCGATCACGCATTTCGACACGTCCAATCAGAAATGCCACATCGCCTGTGAGGTGAAGCCGGCCGATCACGAATATGGCTTCGACCCCAACAAGCGCGTCGACCACAAGGTCCAGCGCCAGGTCGACCCGTTCATCGTCTTCGGCATCGACGCCGCCGGCCAGGCGCTTGAGGACGCCGGCCTGACCGAAATGAGCCAGGCGGACAAGGAGCGAGCGGGCGTCTCGATCGGCAGCGGAATCGGCGGCCTGCCCGGCATCGAGAGCGAAAGCCTGGTGCTCGCCGAAAAAGGTCCGGGCCGGGTTAGCCCGCACTTCGTCCACGGCCGCCTGATCAACCTCATCTCGGGCCAGGTTTCGATCAAATACGGCTTGATGGGCCCGAACCATGCGGTGGTGACCGCCTGCTCAACCGGCGCTCATTCGATCGGCGACGCCGCGCGGATGATCCGCGACGACGATGCCGACATCATGCTGGCGGGTGGCGCCGAGGCGACCATCTGCCCGATCGGCGTTGCCGGCTTCGCCCAGGCCCGTGCGCTCAACATGAGCTATAACGACCGGCCCGAGCAGGCCAGCCGCCCCTACGACAAGAACCGTGACGGCTTTGTCATGGGCGAGGGGGCCGGCGTCGTCGTGCTCGAGGAATATGAGCATGCCAAGGCGCGCGGCGCCAAGATCTATGCCGAGGTGGTCGGCTACGGCCTGTCGGGCGACGCCTATCACGTCACCGCCCCGCATCCCGAGGGCAAGGGCGCCGAGCTCGCCATGCGGATGGCGCTCAAGAAGGCCGGGCTCGAGCCCAAGGACATCGACTACATTAATGCCCACGGCACCTCGACCATGGCCGACACGATCGAGCTCGCCGCCGCCAAGCGCGTCTTCGGCGACAACCTGTCGGGCGCCTCGATGAGCAGCACCAAGTCGGCGATCGGCCACCTGCTTGGCGGCGCCGGCGCGGTCGAGAGCATCTTCTGCATCCTCGCCATCCGCGACCAGGTCGTCCCGCCGACGCTCAACCTCGACGATCCTGACGAAGGGACCGAAGGGGTCGATCTCGTCCCGCACAATGCGAAGAAGCGGCCGGTCCGCGCGGCGCTCAACAACAGCTTCGGCTTCGGCGGCACCAACGCCTCGCTGATCGTCAAGGCGGTCGACTGA
- a CDS encoding vgr related protein: MEQRPLTTGEKELAHATFGAALDLERVKLIRGKWWPFQPKGIVMSPTGNVHFHPDDPHWLDDFALGPLSLQGLLMHELTHVWQTQKGGRWYLPLMRHPFCRYAYVPDPERRFDRYGLEQQAEIVRHRFLRSKGALVPYSDEVAAMTLPFVGQPSMRA, translated from the coding sequence ATGGAGCAGCGCCCCCTGACAACCGGCGAGAAAGAGCTGGCCCACGCGACGTTCGGCGCGGCGCTCGACCTCGAGCGGGTGAAGCTGATCCGCGGCAAGTGGTGGCCATTCCAGCCCAAGGGGATCGTGATGTCGCCGACAGGGAACGTGCATTTCCATCCGGACGACCCGCACTGGCTCGACGACTTCGCGCTTGGGCCGCTCAGCCTGCAGGGGTTGCTGATGCACGAGCTGACGCACGTCTGGCAGACGCAGAAAGGCGGCCGCTGGTATTTGCCGCTGATGCGCCACCCCTTCTGTCGTTATGCCTACGTCCCCGACCCTGAGCGGCGGTTCGACCGCTACGGGCTCGAGCAGCAGGCCGAGATCGTACGCCACCGCTTCCTTCGCTCGAAGGGCGCGCTGGTGCCGTACAGTGATGAGGTGGCGGCAATGACGCTGCCCTTCGTCGGGCAGCCGTCCATGCGCGCCTGA
- the rapZ gene encoding RNase adapter RapZ: MSRTERRSAKRLPRLLLVTGMSGAGKSSVLDALEDMGWDTVDNLPTALVHDFVHGADRARRDAHVAIGMDSRSRGFDPERLPELIHSVEGVSPEILYLDATGTELMRRYDETRRRHPLAPDRPAEDGVARERNLTATLRLAADSVLDTTDFTPADLRDELRRRYGGESDEPVLTIMSFGFARGISRTADYVFDLRFLPNPHWVEELRPLTGRDAPVRDYVAAQEGFAPFMDRVEALLAEVLPRFGTAGKSYVEVAFGCTGGRHRSVAAAVGMGERLRARGFSPNIRHRDLSLKPSDSIEDESGLEPAASI; this comes from the coding sequence ATGAGCCGGACCGAACGACGCAGCGCCAAGCGGCTCCCCCGCCTGCTGCTGGTGACCGGCATGTCGGGGGCGGGCAAGTCGAGCGTTCTCGACGCGCTCGAGGATATGGGGTGGGACACGGTCGACAATCTGCCGACTGCGCTGGTCCACGACTTCGTCCACGGCGCCGACCGCGCCCGCCGCGACGCGCATGTCGCGATCGGGATGGACTCGCGCAGCCGCGGGTTCGATCCCGAGCGGCTGCCCGAGCTCATTCACTCGGTCGAAGGCGTGTCCCCCGAAATCCTCTACCTCGACGCCACCGGCACCGAGTTGATGCGGCGCTATGACGAGACCCGCCGGCGTCATCCCCTCGCCCCCGATCGCCCGGCCGAGGATGGCGTCGCGCGCGAGCGCAACCTGACCGCAACACTCCGGCTGGCGGCCGATTCGGTGCTCGACACCACCGACTTCACCCCTGCCGACCTGCGCGACGAATTGCGCCGGCGTTATGGCGGTGAAAGCGACGAGCCGGTGCTGACGATCATGAGCTTCGGCTTCGCCCGCGGGATCAGCCGCACCGCCGATTATGTGTTCGACCTGCGCTTCCTGCCCAACCCGCATTGGGTCGAGGAGCTGCGGCCGCTGACCGGGCGCGACGCGCCGGTGCGCGACTATGTCGCCGCGCAGGAGGGTTTCGCGCCCTTCATGGACCGGGTCGAGGCGTTGCTCGCCGAGGTGCTTCCCCGCTTCGGGACGGCGGGCAAAAGCTATGTCGAGGTGGCGTTCGGCTGTACCGGCGGGAGACACCGCTCCGTGGCTGCGGCGGTCGGAATGGGCGAGCGGTTGCGCGCCCGCGGCTTTTCGCCGAATATCCGGCATCGCGATCTGTCGCTGAAGCCCAGCGATTCCATCGAGGATGAGTCCGGGCTCGAACCGGCAGCAAGCATCTGA
- a CDS encoding response regulator transcription factor produces MSQVIALVDDDRNILTSVSIALQSEGFVTRVYSDAPAALKALADNPADLGVFDIKMPAMDGMELLRRLREGGAAALMPVIFLTSKDEEQDEALGLAMGADDYIAKPFSQRLLIARIRAILRRAEMVRRGGGNGAEADAVAAEEQPLLERGRLVMDPARHQVRWDGQPVTLTVTEFLILEALAQRPGVVKSRNQLLDVAYQDDVYVDDRTIDSHIKRVRRKFRSIDPAFDAIETLYGVGYRFGDE; encoded by the coding sequence TTGAGCCAGGTCATCGCGCTGGTCGACGACGACCGCAACATCCTCACCTCGGTGTCGATCGCCCTCCAGTCCGAGGGATTCGTCACCCGGGTCTATTCGGACGCGCCGGCGGCCCTGAAGGCGCTCGCCGACAATCCCGCCGACCTTGGCGTGTTCGACATCAAGATGCCGGCGATGGACGGGATGGAGCTGCTCCGGCGCCTACGCGAAGGCGGCGCGGCGGCGCTGATGCCGGTCATCTTCCTGACCTCCAAGGACGAGGAGCAGGACGAGGCGCTCGGCCTCGCGATGGGCGCCGACGACTATATCGCCAAGCCCTTCAGCCAGCGCCTGCTGATCGCCCGCATCCGCGCCATCCTGCGCCGCGCCGAGATGGTCCGCCGCGGCGGCGGCAACGGCGCCGAGGCCGACGCGGTAGCGGCGGAAGAACAGCCACTGCTCGAACGCGGGCGACTGGTGATGGACCCCGCCCGCCACCAGGTGCGGTGGGACGGCCAGCCAGTGACCCTCACCGTGACCGAATTCCTGATCCTCGAGGCGCTCGCGCAGCGCCCGGGGGTGGTGAAAAGCCGCAACCAGTTGCTCGACGTCGCCTATCAGGACGACGTTTATGTCGACGACCGGACGATCGACAGTCATATCAAGCGGGTGCGTCGCAAGTTCCGCAGTATCGATCCCGCCTTCGATGCAATCGAAACCCTTTATGGCGTCGGTTACCGCTTCGGCGACGAATGA
- a CDS encoding phosphoenolpyruvate carboxykinase codes for MANRVPQHGLDQQGIRTDAELFWNLSTAPLVEQAVSRGEGLLAKDGPLVVKTGRHTGRSVQDRFVVRDATTESVVWWGKSNKPMDPDAFDRLHADFLRALADQPTLYVADLFGGSQPEHRINVRVINQYAWHNLFIRTMLVRPEVSELAGFVPDYTIIDLPSFRADPDKHGCRTETVIAINFTKKLILIGGTEYGGEMKKSVFGLLNFLLPEQGIMPMHCSANIGPEGDTAIFFGLSGTGKTTLSADPKRTLIGDDEHGWSDTAVFNFEGGCYAKMIHLSAEAEPEIFATTKRFGTVLENVVMDPETRELDLDDNTLAENSRGVYPIDFIPNASEKNMGPLPKTIVMLTADAFGVLPPIARLTPDQAMFHFLSGYTAKVAGTEIGVVEPEATFSTCFGAPFMPRHPSVYGNLLKERIAKGGVTCWLVNTGWTGGKYGEGSRMPIKATRALLNAALDGSLNNAEFRKDPYFGFEVPVAVPGVDSGILDPRSTWADPQAYDAMAAKLVDLFCENFEQFADHVEEGVRNCQPKVVAQAA; via the coding sequence GTGGCGAACCGCGTTCCGCAGCATGGGCTGGACCAGCAGGGCATCAGGACCGATGCCGAACTCTTCTGGAACCTGAGCACCGCGCCGCTCGTGGAGCAGGCGGTCAGCCGCGGCGAAGGCCTGCTCGCCAAGGACGGTCCGCTGGTGGTCAAGACCGGCCGCCATACCGGCCGCTCGGTCCAGGACCGCTTCGTCGTGCGCGACGCGACCACCGAGAGCGTGGTCTGGTGGGGCAAGTCCAACAAGCCGATGGACCCCGACGCGTTCGACCGCCTCCACGCCGATTTCCTCCGTGCGCTGGCCGACCAGCCGACGCTCTACGTCGCCGACCTCTTCGGCGGTTCGCAGCCCGAGCATCGGATCAACGTCCGGGTGATTAACCAGTACGCCTGGCACAATTTGTTCATCCGCACGATGCTGGTCCGCCCCGAAGTGAGCGAGCTCGCCGGCTTCGTCCCCGACTACACCATCATCGACCTGCCGAGCTTCCGCGCCGACCCCGACAAGCACGGTTGCCGCACCGAAACGGTGATCGCGATCAACTTCACCAAGAAGCTGATCCTCATCGGCGGCACCGAATATGGCGGCGAGATGAAGAAGAGCGTGTTCGGCTTGCTGAACTTCCTGCTGCCTGAGCAGGGGATCATGCCGATGCACTGCTCGGCCAATATCGGCCCTGAGGGCGACACCGCCATCTTCTTCGGGCTGTCGGGCACCGGCAAGACGACGCTCTCCGCCGACCCCAAGCGCACCCTCATCGGCGACGACGAGCATGGCTGGTCGGACACCGCGGTCTTCAATTTCGAAGGCGGTTGCTACGCCAAGATGATCCACCTCTCGGCCGAGGCCGAGCCCGAGATCTTCGCCACCACCAAGCGCTTCGGCACGGTGCTCGAGAATGTCGTCATGGACCCAGAGACGCGTGAGCTCGACCTCGACGACAACACGCTCGCCGAGAACAGCCGCGGGGTCTACCCGATCGACTTCATCCCCAACGCGTCCGAAAAGAACATGGGGCCGCTGCCCAAGACGATCGTGATGCTGACCGCCGATGCGTTCGGCGTGCTGCCCCCGATCGCTCGGCTCACTCCCGACCAGGCGATGTTCCACTTCCTCTCGGGTTACACTGCCAAGGTCGCCGGCACCGAGATCGGCGTGGTCGAGCCCGAGGCGACCTTCTCGACCTGCTTCGGCGCGCCCTTCATGCCGCGTCACCCGTCAGTCTACGGCAACCTCCTCAAGGAGCGGATCGCCAAGGGCGGAGTCACCTGCTGGCTGGTCAACACCGGTTGGACCGGCGGCAAATATGGCGAGGGCAGCCGGATGCCGATCAAGGCCACCCGCGCCCTGCTCAATGCGGCCCTCGACGGCAGCCTCAACAATGCCGAGTTCCGCAAGGACCCCTATTTCGGCTTCGAGGTGCCGGTCGCGGTGCCGGGCGTCGACAGCGGCATCCTCGACCCGCGCTCGACCTGGGCCGATCCCCAGGCCTACGACGCGATGGCCGCCAAGCTGGTCGACCTGTTCTGCGAGAATTTCGAGCAGTTCGCAGACCATGTCGAGGAAGGCGTCCGCAACTGCCAGCCCAAGGTCGTCGCCCAAGCGGCGTAA